One Brassica rapa cultivar Chiifu-401-42 unplaced genomic scaffold, CAAS_Brap_v3.01 Scaffold0250, whole genome shotgun sequence DNA segment encodes these proteins:
- the LOC117129917 gene encoding uncharacterized protein LOC117129917 yields the protein MEGNYKVITVPVALKGGSNYLLWSRLVKTAIGRLGLWSHITDDATKPVAKDGEGDEGVGDQVAAAEKAEKKWIQEDLMVLSVLQGSLEEHLLEAYSYCETPKHLWEVLQKTFGNVTNLNRVYEIKKAINTLVQDGEEFTKHLGKYRSLWSELESLRPSTADQELLMERREQDQVFGLLMTLDPPFNDVIKHMLRLPSLPSMEEVCAQIQKEEGSLGMFGGKGDMALSNKAEAIQANKAAYRGEERKFSGNCDHCKKPGHKRSQCWILHPHLKPAKFNKEREGRAHLSAETSEAGASGAGSSGLAGESEGRALTSHHQGAVKNMDHEVIKKSDIDALIKALKESGY from the exons atggagggaaactacaaggtcattacagttcctgttgcgttgaagggtggtagtaactacctgttgtggtcaaggctggtgaagacagccattgggaggctagggctgtggagtcacatcacggatgatgcaaccaagccagtggctaaagacggagaaggagatgaggGTGTGGGAGATCAAGTTGCTGCTGCCGAGAAGGCcgagaagaagtggattcaagaagacttgatggtgctttcagtgctacaagggtcccttgaagagcatctcttggaggcctacagctactgcgagactccaaaacacctgtgggaggtactccagaagacatttgggaacgttaccaatctgaaccgcgtgtatgagattaagaaggccatcaacacactggtacaagatggggaagagttcaccaagcatttgggcaagtatagatccttgtggtctgagcttgaatcattgaggccaagcaccgcggatcaagagctactcatggagaggagggagcaggatcaggtgtttggattGCTGATGACACTAGATCCCCCattcaatgatgtgatcaagcacatgttgaggctgccgagtcttccatctatggaggaagtgtgtgcgcagattcagaaggaagaggggtcacttggtatgtttggagggaaaggagacatggctctgtccaacaaggctgaagcaatccaagcaaacaaggctgcttaccgtggagaggaaaggaagttcagtggaaactgtgaccattgcaagaagccgggacacaagaggagtcagtgctggatcctacacccccatttgaagccggccaagttcaacaaggagagagagggaagagctcacctttctgcagagacaagtgaagctggcgcatcaggagctggctcatctggtcttgcgggtgaaagtgaaggaagagccttaacctctcaccaccaaggagctgtgaagaacatggatcatgaggtgatcaagaagtcaGACATTGATGCCTTGATCAAAGCCCTTAAAGAGTCTG gatattga